In a genomic window of Gossypium arboreum isolate Shixiya-1 chromosome 7, ASM2569848v2, whole genome shotgun sequence:
- the LOC108483933 gene encoding uncharacterized protein LOC108483933, whose amino-acid sequence MAFYHFSKLQTKYPIVRVLAQQPSFTQGHSIVSSPSKLVSDSKASLFPSESTLKKPFPFASLTLTSMEKTRISLMRPRRYGVVFVCVRERGRGARMLGRRRHGAAIRLLLRRRRKGVI is encoded by the exons ATGGCATTTTACCATTTCTCCAAGCTGCAGACCAAATACCCAATTGTTAGGGTTTTGGCGCAGCAACCTTCATTTACCCAGGGCCATTCAATCGTCAGTTCACCATCAAAATTGGTGAGTGACTCAAAAGCCTCTTTGTTCCCATCAGAATCGACGCTTAAAAAACCTTTTCCTTTCGCATCTCTAACCCTGACTTCGATGGAGAAGACGAGGATTTCATTGATGCGTCCGCGAAG GTACGGGGTGGTGTTTGTGTGTGTACGAGAGCGTGGGCGTGGCGCCAGGATGCTGGGGCGTAGGAGGCATGGAGCTGCTATCCGATTGCTATTGCGACGCAGGAGAAAGGGGGTGATTTAG